A genomic region of Balaenoptera acutorostrata chromosome 4, mBalAcu1.1, whole genome shotgun sequence contains the following coding sequences:
- the C4H3orf80 gene encoding uncharacterized membrane protein C3orf80 homolog, producing MWGPGVTAEGLSVAPAPPPLLPLLLLLALALVAPSRGGGGCAELACGERERCCDAANATAVRCCKLPLHAFLDNVGWFVRKLSGLLILLVLFAIGYFLQRIICPSPRRYPRGQARPGPPGGAGQPGAARPPDDNDDDDSPALLRDEAAAGSQDSLLDSGGGGRGRAGGGRSAPSCASEHELRVVSPVFLQLPSYEEVKYLPTYEESMRLQQLSPGEVVLPVSVLGHPRGGGAGESDGGGEVRFPLI from the coding sequence ATGTGGGGACCCGGGGTCACGGCCGAGGGCCTGTCGGTGGCGCCGGCGCCGCCaccgctgctgccgctgctgctacTGCTGGCGCTGGCGCTGGTGGCGCCCTCGCGGGGCGGCGGGGGCTGCGCGGAGCTGGCGTGCGGCGAGCGGGAGCGCTGCTGCGACGCGGCCAACGCCACCGCGGTGCGCTGCTGCAAGCTGCCGCTGCACGCCTTCCTCGACAACGTGGGCTGGTTCGTCCGCAAGCTCTCCGGGCTGCTAATCCTGCTGGTGCTCTTCGCCATCGGCTACTTCTTGCAGCGCATCATCTGTCCCAGCCCACGCAGGTACCCGCGCGGACAGGCGCGACCGGGGCCACCGGGGGGCGCCGGGCAGCCGGGGGCCGCGCGGCCGCCCGACGACAACGACGACGACGACTCGCCCGCGCTGCTGCGGGACGAGGCGGCCGCCGGCTCTCAGGACTCGCTGCTGGACAGTGGAGGCGGTGGCCGGGGCCGGGCAGGCGGCGGGCGCTCGGCCCCTTCCTGCGCCTCGGAGCACGAGCTGCGCGTAGTGTCGCCGGTCTTCCTGCAGCTGCCCAGCTACGAGGAGGTCAAGTACCTGCCAACCTACGAGGAGTCCATGCGGCTGCAGCAGCTCAGTCCCGGGGAGGTCGTGTTGCCCGTGTCGGTGCTCGGCCACCCGCGAGGTGGAGGCGCCGGGGAGTCCGACGGCGGCGGCGAGGTCCGCTTCCCGCTCATCTGA